One segment of Ipomoea triloba cultivar NCNSP0323 chromosome 12, ASM357664v1 DNA contains the following:
- the LOC116000288 gene encoding uncharacterized protein LOC116000288 — MRRGANGEMRSASDALETINAAATAIASAENRASQASVQVQKRRWASCFSIYWCFGSQKQQNKRIVHAVFDPETAAPREDRLHSVDNPTRTSTSIMLPFVAPPSSPASFLQSEPPSATQSPAGVISFSSMSANIYSPGGPNSIFAIGPYAHETQLVSPPVFSTFTTEPSTAPFTPPPESVHLTTPSSPEVPFAKLLDPNLQNVGARNMFPLSPHEFQSYQLQPGSPISRLLSPGSAISGSGTSSPFPDREFGVGDPYFLEFRTGDPPKLLNLEKIAPHEWGSRQRSGTLTPDRMGTRSHDNFNINHQSSDVTPLSSSYNRWKNDDTVLNHRVSFEVTAEDFLRCMEKKPGLLSKAGFAPLEKGKSTAKGEGCTPETKIGHDCFAVESSGESFERASANGEDRKQHHPNQSITLGSSEEFNFDNINDELSDKPSVAGSDWWANEKDLGQGSSPCQKWSFFPMIQPGIS; from the exons ATGAGACGAGGGGCGAATGGAGAGATGAGAAGTGCCAGCGACGCTCTGGAGACCATCAACGCCGCTGCAACTGCGATCGCTTCGGCTGAGAATCGTGCGTCTCAAGCTTCGGTTCAG GTGCAGAAGAGAAGATGGGCTAGCTGTTTTAGCATATATTGGTGTTTTGGATCTCAAAAGCAGCAGAACAAACGAATTGTACATGCAGTCTTTGATCCTGAAACAGCAGCTCCTAGAGAAGATCGTCTCCATTCAGTTGATAATCCAACTCGAACCTCAACCTCTATAATGCTTCCTTTTGTTGCACCTCCCTCCTCTCCTGCATCTTTCCTCCAGTCAGAGCCTCCTTCTGCAACTCAATCCCCAGCTGGTGTGATATCATTTTCTTCCATGTCTGCCAACATATACTCCCCTGGTGGGCCTAATTCAATTTTTGCGATTGGACCATATGCTCATGAGACTCAGCTAGTTTCTCCCCCAGTTTTTTCAACATTCACCACAGAACCTTCTACAGCTCCCTTTACTCCTCCTCCTGAGTCGGTGCACTTAACCACACCTTCTTCACCTGAGGTGCCATTTGCTAAGCTTCTTGATCCTAACCTTCAAAATGTTGGTGCCCGTAATATGTTTCCCCTTTCTCCTCATGAATTTCAGTCTTATCAACTACAACCTGGAAGCCCAATTAGTCGTTTGCTTTCTCCTGGCTCAGCAATTTCTGGTTCAGGGACCTCATCACCTTTCCCTGACCGTGAGTTTGGTGTAGGAGATCCATATTTCCTCGAGTTTAGAACTGGTGACCCTCCTAAGCTGTTAAACCTTGAGAAGATAGCCCCACATGAATGGGGATCACGACAGCGTTCTGGTACTTTGACACCAGATCGGATGGGCACTAGATCTCAtgataatttcaatattaatcATCAAAGCTCTGATGTAACTCCTCTTTCAAGTTCATATAATAGGTGGAAGAATGATGACACAGTACTTAATCACAGAGTTTCATTTGAGGTTACTGCAGAAGATTTTCTCAGGTGCATGGAAAAGAAGCCAGGATTGTTGTCCAAGGCTGGATTTGCGCCTCTTGAGAAAGGGAAATCTACTGCCAAAGGAGAAGGATGCACTCCTGAAACTAAAATTGGTCACGATTGTTTTGCAGTCGAGTCCTCAGGAGAAAGCTTCGAAAGGGCTTCTGCAAATGGAGAGGATAGAAAGCAGCACCATCCGAACCAGTCTATCACTCTCGGATCTTCAGAGGAATTCAACTTTGACAACATAAACGATGAACTCTCTGACAAGCCTAGTGTTGCTGGCTCCGACTGGTGGGCCAACGAGAAGGATCTCGGTCAAGGTTCCAGTCCTTGCCAGAAGTGGTCTTTCTTCCCGATGATACAGCCAGGGATAAGCTAA
- the LOC116000278 gene encoding cytochrome P450 86A22, which yields MELSTALMILAFVAAYLIWFKSVTASLKGPRLWPVVGSLPGLIMNGHRMHEWIAENLRACGGTYQTCIFAVPVLARKQGLVTVTCDPKNLEHILKVRFDNYPKGPTWQAVFHDLLGEGIFNSDGDTWLFQRRTAALEFTTRTLRQAMARWVSRAIKMRFCPILKTAQLESKPVDLQDLLLRLTFDNICGLAFGKDPQTLSPGLPENSFASAFDRATEATLHRFILPEFIWKFKKWLGLGMEVNLSQSLTHVDHYLTDVITTRKLELVSQQEGGPQHDDLLSRFMRKKESYSDKFLQQVALNFILAGRDTSSVALSWFFWLVSLNPRVEEKILIELCTVLMETRGKDTSKWLEDPLIFEEVDQLIYLKAALSETLRLYPSVPEDSKHVITDDVLPDGTFVPAGSNITYSIYSVGRMKFIWGEDCLEFKPERWLSKDGKKFELDDQFRFVSFNAGPRICLGKNLAYLQMKSIAAAVLLRHRLAVAPGHKVEQKMSLTLFMKYGLLVNVFPRDLAPIMAKIGTRESRDEPRLGNGNYYAQVVTVNAAA from the coding sequence ATGGAGTTATCGACGGCTTTGATGATACTGGCGTTTGTAGCGGCTTACTTGATTTGGTTCAAATCCGTGACGGCGTCTTTGAAGGGGCCGCGGCTGTGGCCGGTGGTCGGAAGTTTGCCGGGGCTGATAATGAACGGCCACCGCATGCACGAGTGGATTGCGGAGAATCTACGCGCTTGCGGCGGCACGTACCAGACCTGCATTTTTGCGGTTCCGGTTCTTGCGCGGAAGCAGGGTCTCGTGACGGTCACGTGCGATCCCAAGAATTTAGAACATATTTTGAAGGTTAGGTTCGACAATTACCCCAAGGGCCCCACGTGGCAAGCTGTGTTCCATGATCTGTTGGGGGAGGGGATCTTCAATTCTGATGGCGACACGTGGCTGTTCCAGCGGAGGACTGCCGCGCTGGAATTCACCACCAGGACGCTGCGCCAAGCCATGGCTAGGTGGGTTAGCCGCGCCATTAAGATGAGGTTCTGTCCGATCCTCAAGACGGCTCAGCTCGAGAGCAAGCCGGTTGATCTCCAGGACCTCCTTCTCCGGCTGACTTTCGACAACATTTGCGGCTTGGCTTTCGGGAAGGACCCACAGACGCTCTCCCCTGGGCTCCCGGAGAACAGCTTCGCGTCGGCTTTTGACCGAGCCACGGAAGCCACGCTGCACCGCTTTATTCTCCCCGAGTTCATctggaaatttaaaaagtggCTCGGCCTCGGAATGGAGGTCAACTTGAGCCAAAGCTTGACACACGTGGACCACTACTTGACAGATGTCATTACTACACGCAAGCTGGAGCTGGTGAGTCAGCAGGAGGGCGGGCCCCAACACGACGATTTACTCTCCCGATTCATGAGAAAAAAGGAGTCATACTCTGACAAGTTCCTCCAACAAGTGGCACTCAATTTCATCCTAGCTGGACGCGACACGTCATCCGTGGCTCTGAGTTGGTTCTTCTGGCTAGTCAGTTTAAACCCACGCGTGGAAGAGAAAATCCTAATCGAGCTTTGCACGGTCCTGATGGAGACACGTGGCAAAGACACCTCAAAATGGCTTGAAGATCCCCTAATATTCGAAGAAGTCGATCAACTCATATACCTCAAGGCGGCGCTATCCGAAACCCTAAGGCTTTACCCCTCTGTGCCGGAGGACTCAAAACACGTCATCACCGACGACGTCTTGCCGGACGGCACATTCGTTCCCGCCGGCtccaacatcacatactcaaTATACTCCGTCGGCCGGATGAAATTCATTTGGGGCGAAGATTGCTTGGAATTCAAACCGGAGAGATGGCTATCCAAAGACGGCAAGAAATTCGAGCTCGACGATCAATTCAGGTTCGTCTCATTCAATGCAGGCCCTAGGATCTGTCTAGGCAAGAACTTGGCTTACCTGCAAATGAAATCCATCGCGGCGGCGGTGCTGCTCCGCCACCGCCTCGCGGTGGCGCCGGGCCACAAGGTGGAGCAGAAAATGTCGCTCACATTGTTCATGAAATACGGTTTGCTGGTGAACGTATTCCCTAGGGATTTGGCTCCGATCATGGCTAAGATTGGCACGCGCGAGTCACGTGATGAACCGCGTCTCGGAAATGGTAATTATTACGCTCAAGTCGTTACCGTCAACGCTGCTGCTTAA